From a region of the Triplophysa rosa unplaced genomic scaffold, Trosa_1v2 scaffold10_ERROPOS467815, whole genome shotgun sequence genome:
- the LOC130549365 gene encoding solute carrier family 2, facilitated glucose transporter member 5-like — translation MAGEVLIDTNGKCTRHLTLSLLAVALLSSFGSSLLYGYNLAVVNSPAEYIKDFYNQTIVRRYGSGVDEEHLMLLYSITVSIFAIGGLVGSLTVGMQVTRFGRKGTLVHSTVLVFVGGALMGFSRLCESPEMIIIGRFITGIHSGISLSVVPMYLGEIAPKNLRGFLGFVPSIFICLGVFIAQILGLHEILGKEDHWPLFLSLVVVPTFIQLMLLPWFPESPRYLMIEKRNIHATITGGSRIGIHVLRNPTDESRQ, via the exons CACCTTACCTTATCCCTGTTAGCTGTAGCGTTGCTCTCCTCATTCGGGAGCTCCCTCCTCTATGGTTATAATCTGGCAGTTGTTAATTCTCCTGCAGAG TACATTAAGGACTTTTATAACCAAACCATTGTGAGGCGGTATGGGTCAGGAGTGGATGAAGAACATCTCATGCTTCTATATTCAATCACTGTGTCTATATTTGCCATTGGAGGCTTGGTGGGCTCTCTCACAGTAGGAATGCAGGTTACGAGATTTGGAAG gAAAGGGACACTAGTGCACAGCACAGTTCTGGTGTTTGTAGGCGGGGCACTGATGGGCTTTAGTCGGTTGTGTGAATCCCCAGAAATGATCATCATTGGTCGCTTCATTACAGGGATACATTCag GGATATCTCTTAGCGTGGTGCCAATGTACCTTGGAGAAATTGCTCCAAAGAATCTTCGGGGATTTCTGGGATTTGTGCCCAGCATCTTCATCTGTTTGGGAGTGTTTATTGCTCAGATTCTGGGGCTCCATGAGATCTTGGGCAAG GAAGACCACTGGCCTCTGTTCCTCTCTCTTGTCGTCGTGCCTACATTCATACAGCTCATGTTGTTGCCATGGTTCCCTGAGAGTCCGAGATACCTGATGATAGAAAAGCGGAACATTCATGCCACTATCACAG GCGGAAGCCGAATTGGAATCCATGTGTTACGGAACCCCACAGACGAGAGCAGACAATGA